Part of the Streptomyces sp. NBC_01460 genome, GGAGGCATCTCCCCGCTGGGCCAGCGCAAGCGCCTGCGTACGGTGCTGGACGCGTCGGCCGGGTCGCACGCCACGATCTGCGTCTCGGCGGGCCGCCGCGGCCTGGAGGTGGAACTCACCCCGGCGGACCTGGCCACCCTGACGGACGCGTCCCTGGCCCCGATCGGCCGCACCTGAGCCCCACCGCACCAACACGGCCCGTCCACCGTCCGAGGACACGACCGGCACAGCCCCACAAACTCAGCCCGTCCGGCGCCTGAGGACACCACCCGCACACCCGCCCCACAGCCCCCGCCCGGCGCTTGAGGACAACCACCCGCACACCCGCCCCACAGCAAGCCCCCGCCCGGCGCTTCAGGACACCACCGGCACAACCCCGCAAACCCAGCCCGCCCGGCGCTTGAGGACACCACCGGCACAGCCCCACCAACCCAGCCCGTCCGGCGCTTGAGGACACCACCAGCACAGCCCCGCAAACCCAGCCCGTCCGGCGCTTGAGGACACCACCAGCACAGCCCCGCAAACCCAGCCCGTCCGGCGCTTGAGGACCGGGGTCCGGGGCGGAGCCCCGGTTCAGGGAAGGGGCGGGCAGGGGAGAAGGCCCGCCGCAGGCGCCGACCCCGCAGCTACGACCGTTCCGGCCACTCCCCGGAGCCCTTGGCGTCCTCGGCCACGGGCCCGGGCCCGAACGCGGACTCCGCCCCGGCGGAACCCGAGGAGTCGGACGGAGCCGAGTAAGGGGCCCCGTACGGAACGTCCCACTCCGGCTCGGGGTCCCGCGGCCCGAACAGAGCCGTCAGCCCCAGGTGGACGATCATCGCCGCGATGGGCCAGGCGAGCATCGCCGCCCCCACCGCGTGCAGCTCCAGCGGCGCGTCGAAGGTGACACCCTTGCCGACCTCCTTGGCGTGGGCCACCACATCGGACGTCGGCCCGAACCAGGTGCCGATCCCCCAGGCCAGCAGGGAGCCGAGCAGCCCGCCCAGGGCGAGCCCCACCACCAGGGGGATGCCCCCGCGCCGGCGGAAGAGGAACACGGCGATCCCCGAGACGAGGCCGAAGGCCAGTCCCAGGAGCACGAAGGTGCCGTCGGCCCCGATGGCCTCCTCGCCCTCGCTGTTCTTGAGGAACACGGCGGTGTCGTCGGAGACGAGCGGCACACGCGGCGAGAGCCAGAGCCAGAGCAGTCCGAGGACGAGACCCGCCACCGTCAGGACCGCGGCGATCACCGCGCCCTGCCTGAGCTCCGTACGCCGCTCGTCGGCGCCCGGCCGGTCACCGGGCACGGCATGCGACCCGGACGGCGGGGCCTGCCAGGGGTCGTTCGGCTGGGGCTGGTGCGGCGGCGTCAACGGTGCGGTCACGGTGCCATCGTGCCAGGCCCGGGCACGCGCCGCCTCACCGGACCGCCGCGCGGCGGTACGCCCAGGTGGCCACGGCCAGCGACAGCACACCGACCGCCGCGCACACACCGAGGTCCAGGGCGACGACCGCCCAGTCGGGGTGGGCGTCGAAGGACCGGGACAGCGCCTCGACGCCGTACGTCGAGGGGAGCAGATCGCGGGCCCACCCGACCGGGCCGGGCAGCCGCTCGGGCGGCAGCACGCCCAGCAGCAGCGCGGCCGACATGCCCAGCTGCCCGAGCAGCGTCGCCAGCTCCTGCCGCGGCGCCAGCAGTCCCAGCGCGGCGCCCAGCCCCGAGAGCGCGGCCCCGGAGAGCGGGACGACCGCGACGAGCACCCACAGATGGGTCATGGGCAGCCCGAACAGCACGCTGCCCGCCACCGCCGTGACGATCGTGCCGGGCACGGTGAAGGAGGCGTACGCCCCCGCCGCACCCAGCACCACCGCGGCGGGCGGCACCGGCAGCGTGGCGTAGTGGTCGAGCCCGCCGCCGGCCCGGAGCTGGCCGAAGTACTGGGCGAGCAGGTTGAGCGCGACGAACGCCACGACCAGCACGCTGGAGCCGGCCACGACGGCCCGTGCCTCCGCGCCTCCGTCGACCACACCGCGCATCAGCACCATGATCCCGACGGACTGGAAGGTCGCGACGAACAGCAGCGGAATCCGCGCGACCCTCGCCCGCGACAGCTGCGCCCGGTACACGGCCGCCAGCGACGGCAGCAGCCCGGCCCGTGGGGCGAGGGCCGCCGGAGCGGTACGGGCGGGCCGGCCGGCGCGGACCGCGGAGGTCCCGGCCTTCGGCGCGGACACCTTCGCGGACTCCGTGGGAAGGATGCTCGTCACCTGGCAGTGCTCCCGTTCGACTCCGACACGAATCCCGACACGTTCACCGTCCTGATCACGCCTTCACCAGCCCCTCTGTGGCTTTGGCCGCGTCCCCGCCGAGCGCCAGGTAGACGTCCTCCAGGCTGGGTGTGGCCAGGGTGAAGTCGTCGAGCGAGGCGAACGCCGCCCCGCCGGTCACCGCGGCCACCGCGGCCCGTGCCTCGTCCGGCCCGAGCCGCAGGACCCACTTGCGCCCCGACTCCTGGGCCGACGCGCGCAGCGCGGCGACCTCCGGGACGTCGAGCGGCGCGCGTTCGCGCCACACCAGCTCGACCCGGACCTCGCCTGCCACCTTCTCCTTGAGCCCGGAGGGGGTGTCGCAGGCGATGACCTTGCCGCGTTCCATGACGGCCACCCGGTCGAGGACCGTCTCGGCCTCGATGACGTTGTGGGTCACGAGCAGCACCGTCGCGCCGTTCTCGGCCCGGCGCCGGTCGACGGCGGACCAGACGGAACGCCGGGCGACCGGGTCCATTCCGGTCGTCGGCTCGTCCAGCACCAGGACGGGGCGCTCACCGACCAGCGTCGCGGCGAAGCAGGCGAGCCGCCGCTGTCCGCCGGAGAGCTTCCTCAGCGGGCGCCCGGCGAGCTCGGTGAGCCCGAGCTCCTCCAGTACGTCGTCACGCGCGGCCCGCGCGGCCCGTACGGGCAGTCCCCGGAGCCGCCCTGTGGTCTCGGCGGCGAGTGACACGGTCAGGTCGTCGAGAGCGGTGGACTCCTGCCCGAGGTAGCCGATGAGCCGGGAGGCCCGCTCGGGATGGCGCACGAGATCGTGCCCCAGCACCTCGACGCTCCCGGAGTCGGGCCGCATCAGTCCGGTGAGCTGGCGCACGAGCGTGGACTTGCCCGCGCCGTTGGGGCCGAGGAGCCCGAAGATCTCCCCGCGCCGGACATCGATGCGGACCCCGTCGGTGGCGCGCACCTCGGGAGTCGCGGCCCGGCCGCGTCGGCCGCGGACCGCGGGATAGGTCTTGACCAGATCGCGCACCACGCACACGGACTGTTCCTGTGCCGTGTCCATGGCCTGCGCTGCGCCCGTAGCCTGTGCTGTGCCCCTACTCACGAGGTACGAGACTACGGGGTCGGACGCCCCGTACGGCGTCCGGGGCCGGGCGGGGCGGCCCCGCTCACTCCGCCGCGGGAGCGTGCTCGGCGGCGGCCCGTACGTCGATCTCGCGCCAGAACCCCGCCCGGATGGCATAGCGGTCGTGCTCGTCGATCTGGTCGTCCTTGTGCGCGAGCAGTCCGAAGCGGGCGGCGTACCTCAGGAGTTCGCCGTCGATGCGGTGGGGGATGCGGGGGTACATCGTGGACAGCTTCTGCAGGTGGACGGTCTCCGGCAGCCGTTCCATCCAGCGCCGGGCGAAGACCTGGCCGACCTCGAAGGGGTCACCGCCGACGGTGGTGATGTCCTCCTCCCGGTCCGCCCAGCGCTGTTCCGCGCTGGTGAGCTGCGCCAGGGTCGGCAGCGACGCGGTCTCGGCCGGTTCGCCGAGCGGTCCGCCGCGCTCGACCCAGCCCCGGTCGGACGACCAGCGCAGCGTCGCGTTGGCGGCGGGCGGATGTGCCGTGTGGTGCGTGGCCTGGGGCCCGGGTGCGCGCAGGCTCGCCAGGTCCTTGGGGGTGGGGACGCCCTTGTGGCCGGGCGCCGGTGGGGCGCCCGGGGTGTCCTCCCCCGTCCGTGTCCCGGCGCCGGTGCCGTTGCGGGCCGCGGCGGCCTGGGCCTCGGACGCCCGCTCGGCGGAGGCGGCGAGGGCGGCCTCGGGCAGCGGGGCGGAGAGGATCGCGGCGATCTCCGGGCGCGGTGCGGGCGGGGGCGCGCACACGCCGCCCGTGTCCTTGGCCCGTACGGCCTTGGTGATCCAGGCCCGGTCGAGCACCCGCCGTTCGTCGGCCTCGGCGACCAGGTCCTCGGACTGGTTGTAGTCGCCGTCGGCGGCCTGGACCGCCCAGAGGTGGACGGCGACCCCGTGTTCCTTGGCGGACATCAGCCCGGGCAGCAGATCCCCGTCACCGGTCACGAGCACCACGTCGGAGCAGGCACGGTTCCTGGCCAGCTCGGTGAGTTCGGCGTGCATGGCCGCGTCGACGCCCTTCTGCGCCCACCGTCCGTCACTGCGCGTGAGGGCGCCCAGTCGAACGGTCACCCGGGGCATGACCCGGAGCCTGCGGTGCTCGGGCTGCGGCACGCGGTCGGGGGCGCCGTCGAACCAGTAGATGCGCAGCAGGGGCTGTTCCGTGTCGGCCTCGGCGCGCTCGCGCAGGCCCTGGATCAGGGCCGCGTGGTCCACCGTGATGCGGGAACGGGCGGGCTCTCCGGCCAGCAGGCTCGCGGCTGCGCCCAGCAGGTAGCCGGCGTCCACCAGGACGACGCAACGGTCCACGCGTTCCACCCTCTTCCAACTCGGGAGAGGGTCAGCGGGCCCGGACACGAGGCAGGGGTCCGCCGACCCGGGGTTCGCTTACTCAGGGTTTCCTTCGAGTCTGCCCGACGGCACGGTCGTTCAGGTCCGGAACTCGATCATCGGCGTGGCGGATCCGGGAAACGGCGCATGATACCGCGCCTACTACGCTCGGTAATGATCCAACATGCGGCCTTTGCGGTGCTATGTGAGTCTGACAGCGGTTCTGGACCCCCAGATCTCCCTATCAGGAGGCATCACGATGGCGAAGAACAAGAACCGCAAGCAGGGCAGCCAGCACGACCGCGCGTCGGCCGCGGAGCGTGGCGCTGAGGAGGCCAAGTCGACGGCGTACGAGTCGCAGACCCAGCCCCAGTCGCAGGCGCAGGGCAGCCCGTCGGACGTCGCGCGCAAGCACCAGAAGCGCTTCGGCCACAACTGACCCACCGGGCCGGCAGGCCGAGAGGGGCGCCCCGCGGTCGCGGGGCGCCCCTCTCGCGGGTGCGGGTGCGGGCGGGTCAGCCGGCCAGGCAGGACGGGCCGAGCAGCACCTTCAGGTCGCCGAAGAGGGCGGGGTCCGGCTTGACGCGGTGCCGGTCGAGCCGGAGCACGGTGGTCTTGCGGGGGCCCTGGAGCCTGATGCGGACCTCGGTGTCGCCCCGGTGGTTGCTGAGGACCTCGCCGAGGCGGCTGACCATGGGCGGGGTGACCCGGACCGTGGGGATGGTCAGGACGACGGGTGCGTTGGACCCGGCGTTGGAGATGTCGGGGACCTGCATCTCCATGGCGACCAGGCGCGGCACGTCCTCGCGCTTGTCGAGGCGGCCCTTGACGAAGACGACGGTGTCCTCGACGAGCTGGGTGGAGACCAGCTGGTAGGTCGCGGGGAAGAACATGCACTCGATGGAGCCCGCGAGGTCCTCCACGGTGGCGATGGCCCAGGCGTTGCCCTGCTTGGTCATCTTGCGCTGGAGGCCGGAGATGATGCCGCCCACGGTGACGATCGCGCCGTCGGAGTGCTCACCTCCGGTGAGCTGGGAGATCGCCGCGTCCGACTTGTCGGACAGGACGTGCTCCAGTCCGAAGAGCGGGTGGTCGGAGACGTAGAGGCCGAGCATCTCGCGCTCCTGCGCGAGCAGGTAGGACTTCTCCCACTCGATGTCGGAGAACTCGACGTCGAGGCCGAAGCCCGGCTCGTCGCTCGTCTCGTCCCCGCCGCCGAAGAGGTCGAACTGTCCCTCGGCCTCCTTGCGCTTGACCTGCACCACGTTGTCGATCATCGGCTCGTGGTGGGCGACGAGTCCCTTGCGGGTGTGCCCCATCTCGTCGAAGGCGCCGGCCTTGATGAGCGACTCGACGGTGCGCTTGTTGCAGACGACCGCCTCGACCTTGTCGAGGAAGTCGGGGAACGTGGAGTACTTCCCCTTCGCCTTGCGGCACCTGATGATCGAGTCGACCACGTTCGTCCCGACGTTGCGGACGGCGGTCAGGCCGAAGAGGATCACGTCGTCGCCCTGGGCGGCGAAGTTCGGCTCGGACTCGTTGACGTTCGGCGGGAGCACCTTGATGCCCATGCGCCGGCACTCGTTGAGGTAGACCGCGGACTTGTCCTTGTCGTCCTTGACGGAGGTCAGCAGGGCCGCCATGTACTCGGCGGGGTAGTTCGCCTTGAGGTAGGCGGTCCAGTAGGTGACCAGGCCGTACGCGGAGGAGTGCGCCTTGTTGAAGGCGTATCCGGCGAAGGGCACCAGGACGTCCCACAGGGCCTTGATGGCCGCGTCGGAGAAGCCGTTCTTCTTGGCGCCGGCCTCGAAGAGGACGAAGTTCTTCGCCAGCTCGTCGGCCTTCTTCTTGCCCATCACGCGGCGCAGGATGTCGGCCTCGCCGAGCGAGTAGCCGGCGACGATCTGGGCGGCCTTCTGCACCTGCTCCTGGTACACGATGAGGCCGTAGGTGAGGCCGAGGACCTCCTTGAGGGGCTCCTCCAGCTCCGGGTGGATCGGGGTGATCTCCTGCCGGGCGTTCTTGCGCTCGGCGTAGTTCGTGTGCGAGTTCATGCCCATCGGGCCCGGCCGGTAGAGGGCCGAGACGGCGGAGATGTCCTCGAAGTTGTCGGGCTGCATCTGGCGCAGGAGCGAGCGCATGGGGCCGCCGTCGAACTGGAACACCCCGAGCGTGTCACCGCGGCACAGCAGCTCGTACGTCTTGGGGTCGTCCAGCGGGAGGGAGAGCATCTCCAGGTCGACGCCCTTGTTGGCCTTCACCATCTTGATGGCGTCGTCCATGATCGTCAGGTTGCGCAGGCCCAGGAAGTCCATCTTGAGCAGGCCGAGCGACTCGCACTGGGGGTAGTCCCACTGCGTGATCGTCACACCGTCGGTGTGCCGCACCCAGATAGGCGCGTGGTCGACGATCGGCTCGCTGGACATGATCACGCCGGCCGCGTGCACGCCCATCTGCCGGACGAGACCCTCCACGCCCTTGGCGGTGTCGATCACCTTCTGGACGTCCGGCTCGTTCTCGTACATCCCCCGGATCTCGCCCGCCTCGCTGTAGCGCGGGTGCTTCGGGTCGGTGATGCCGTTGAGGTCGATGCCCTTGCCGAGGACGTCGGCGGGCATGGCCTTGGTGAGGCGGTCGCCCATCGCGTACGGGTAGCCCAGGACGCGCGCGGAGTCCTTGATCGCGTTCTTGGCCTTGATCTTGCCGTAGGTGCCGATCATGGCGACCTTGTCGGCGCCGTACTTCTCGGTCACGTACCGGATGACCTCGACGCGCCTGCGCTCGTCGAAGTCGATGTCGACGTCGGGCATGGAGACGCGCTCGGGGTTGAGGAAGCGCTCGAAGATCAGCCCGTGGGTGATCGGGTCGAGGTCGGTGATGCCCATGGCGTACGCGACGATCGAGCCGGCCGCGGAACCGCGGCCGGGGCCCACCGCGATGCCGTTGTTCTTGGCCCACATGATGAAGTCGGCGACGACGAGGAAGTACCCCGGGAACCCCATCTGGATGATGATGTCCATCTCGTACTCGGCCTGCTTCTGCCGGTCCTCGGGGACACCCGCGGGGTAGCGGC contains:
- a CDS encoding ABC transporter ATP-binding protein encodes the protein MDTAQEQSVCVVRDLVKTYPAVRGRRGRAATPEVRATDGVRIDVRRGEIFGLLGPNGAGKSTLVRQLTGLMRPDSGSVEVLGHDLVRHPERASRLIGYLGQESTALDDLTVSLAAETTGRLRGLPVRAARAARDDVLEELGLTELAGRPLRKLSGGQRRLACFAATLVGERPVLVLDEPTTGMDPVARRSVWSAVDRRRAENGATVLLVTHNVIEAETVLDRVAVMERGKVIACDTPSGLKEKVAGEVRVELVWRERAPLDVPEVAALRASAQESGRKWVLRLGPDEARAAVAAVTGGAAFASLDDFTLATPSLEDVYLALGGDAAKATEGLVKA
- a CDS encoding ABC transporter permease, which codes for MTSILPTESAKVSAPKAGTSAVRAGRPARTAPAALAPRAGLLPSLAAVYRAQLSRARVARIPLLFVATFQSVGIMVLMRGVVDGGAEARAVVAGSSVLVVAFVALNLLAQYFGQLRAGGGLDHYATLPVPPAAVVLGAAGAYASFTVPGTIVTAVAGSVLFGLPMTHLWVLVAVVPLSGAALSGLGAALGLLAPRQELATLLGQLGMSAALLLGVLPPERLPGPVGWARDLLPSTYGVEALSRSFDAHPDWAVVALDLGVCAAVGVLSLAVATWAYRRAAVR
- a CDS encoding NYN domain-containing protein, with the protein product MERVDRCVVLVDAGYLLGAAASLLAGEPARSRITVDHAALIQGLRERAEADTEQPLLRIYWFDGAPDRVPQPEHRRLRVMPRVTVRLGALTRSDGRWAQKGVDAAMHAELTELARNRACSDVVLVTGDGDLLPGLMSAKEHGVAVHLWAVQAADGDYNQSEDLVAEADERRVLDRAWITKAVRAKDTGGVCAPPPAPRPEIAAILSAPLPEAALAASAERASEAQAAAARNGTGAGTRTGEDTPGAPPAPGHKGVPTPKDLASLRAPGPQATHHTAHPPAANATLRWSSDRGWVERGGPLGEPAETASLPTLAQLTSAEQRWADREEDITTVGGDPFEVGQVFARRWMERLPETVHLQKLSTMYPRIPHRIDGELLRYAARFGLLAHKDDQIDEHDRYAIRAGFWREIDVRAAAEHAPAAE
- the dnaE gene encoding DNA polymerase III subunit alpha; the encoded protein is MSKPPFTHLHVHTQYSLLDGAARLKDMFEACNEMGMSHIAMTDHGNLHGAYDFFHSAQKAGVTPIIGIEAYVAPESRKHKRKIQWGQPHQKRDDVSGSGGYTHKTIWAANSTGLHNLFKLSSDAYAEGWLQKWPRMDRETISQWSEGLIASTGCPSGEVQTRLRLGQFDEAVKAASDYKDIFGEGRYFLELMDHGIEIERRVRDGLLEIGRKLDIPPLVTNDSHYTYANEATAHDALLCIQTGKNLSDPDRFRFDGTGYYLKTTDEMYGVDSSDAWQEGCANTLLVAQQIDTTGMFEKRDLMPKFDIPEGFTEITWFQEEVRVGMGRRYPAGVPEDRQKQAEYEMDIIIQMGFPGYFLVVADFIMWAKNNGIAVGPGRGSAAGSIVAYAMGITDLDPITHGLIFERFLNPERVSMPDVDIDFDERRRVEVIRYVTEKYGADKVAMIGTYGKIKAKNAIKDSARVLGYPYAMGDRLTKAMPADVLGKGIDLNGITDPKHPRYSEAGEIRGMYENEPDVQKVIDTAKGVEGLVRQMGVHAAGVIMSSEPIVDHAPIWVRHTDGVTITQWDYPQCESLGLLKMDFLGLRNLTIMDDAIKMVKANKGVDLEMLSLPLDDPKTYELLCRGDTLGVFQFDGGPMRSLLRQMQPDNFEDISAVSALYRPGPMGMNSHTNYAERKNARQEITPIHPELEEPLKEVLGLTYGLIVYQEQVQKAAQIVAGYSLGEADILRRVMGKKKADELAKNFVLFEAGAKKNGFSDAAIKALWDVLVPFAGYAFNKAHSSAYGLVTYWTAYLKANYPAEYMAALLTSVKDDKDKSAVYLNECRRMGIKVLPPNVNESEPNFAAQGDDVILFGLTAVRNVGTNVVDSIIRCRKAKGKYSTFPDFLDKVEAVVCNKRTVESLIKAGAFDEMGHTRKGLVAHHEPMIDNVVQVKRKEAEGQFDLFGGGDETSDEPGFGLDVEFSDIEWEKSYLLAQEREMLGLYVSDHPLFGLEHVLSDKSDAAISQLTGGEHSDGAIVTVGGIISGLQRKMTKQGNAWAIATVEDLAGSIECMFFPATYQLVSTQLVEDTVVFVKGRLDKREDVPRLVAMEMQVPDISNAGSNAPVVLTIPTVRVTPPMVSRLGEVLSNHRGDTEVRIRLQGPRKTTVLRLDRHRVKPDPALFGDLKVLLGPSCLAG
- a CDS encoding ABC transporter permease; translated protein: MTAPLTPPHQPQPNDPWQAPPSGSHAVPGDRPGADERRTELRQGAVIAAVLTVAGLVLGLLWLWLSPRVPLVSDDTAVFLKNSEGEEAIGADGTFVLLGLAFGLVSGIAVFLFRRRGGIPLVVGLALGGLLGSLLAWGIGTWFGPTSDVVAHAKEVGKGVTFDAPLELHAVGAAMLAWPIAAMIVHLGLTALFGPRDPEPEWDVPYGAPYSAPSDSSGSAGAESAFGPGPVAEDAKGSGEWPERS